The Desulfovibrio piger DNA segment CAGCCTTTTGACCAGCTTTTTATAGACCAGCCCCAGCATGAGCAGGGCCAGCAGGCTCATGGCCCCCAGACAGGGCCAGAACAGCTCCCAGACGTCCCCGGTCAGGAAGAGCGTCCGCAAACAGGTATTGAAGTAACGGGCCGGCACCAGATGGGTGATGGCCTGCAGGACGGGCGGCATGCTGTTGATGTCGAACACGAAGCCCGACAGCAGCAGGGCGGGCAAAAAGCCGGAAAAAAGCCCGGCCTCGGCGGCCTGCAACTGGCTGTGCAGGCTCACGGAGATGAGCAGGCCCTGCCCCAGGGCGCAGAGCATGAATACCGAGGAGATGAACAGCAGCGCCCCCACCGAGCCCCGGTAAGGCACGCCGAACAGGGTCACGGCGGCCAGCGCGCACAGGCCCATGCTGAACATTCCTATGCAGTAATAGGGGATGAGCTTGCCGAGCAGCACCTGCCAGCGGCTCACGGGCGTGGCCAGCATGGCCTCCATGGTGCCGCGCTCCCACTCGCGGGCAAAGACCAGCGAGGTCAGCAGGGTACCGATGAGCGTCATGATGACCGTGATGGCTCCGGGTACCAGAAAGCGCTCGCTCTTGGCCGTGGGATTGTACCAGTAGCGCTCCTCTATGCTCACCGGGCCGGCCTGCGGCACCCCGCCCGCCTGCCGGGCCCCCTGCCAGCGCAGCAGCACGGCCTGCGCATAGCTCTGGATGAAGCGGGCCACGTTGGGCTCGGTACCGTCCACGATGAGCTGCACGTCCGCCGTCGTGCCCCGGTCCAGGTGGGCGTCGAACTGCTGGCCCAGCACCAGGATGCCCTGCACGGAGGATTCGCGCATCAGGCGCTCGCCCTCGCGCATATGGCTGATGGAACGGATGACGAAGTGCGGCGAATGGGCAAAGTCCGTCAGCAGGGCCCGCGAATGCTGGCCGCCGCTCTGGTTGAGCACGGCCAGCTGCAATACGCCCGCGTCCAGGGTGATGCCGTAGCCGAAGAGCAGCAGGAACAGCAGGGGCAGCACACCGGCCACCAGATAGGACGAGGGGTCCCGCACGATCTGCTGGAACTCCTTGCCCACCAGGGCCAGCAATTGCCGCACCCAGAGGCGGCGTGACAGACGTTCTTG contains these protein-coding regions:
- a CDS encoding ABC transporter permease, with the protein product MQERLSRRLWVRQLLALVGKEFQQIVRDPSSYLVAGVLPLLFLLLFGYGITLDAGVLQLAVLNQSGGQHSRALLTDFAHSPHFVIRSISHMREGERLMRESSVQGILVLGQQFDAHLDRGTTADVQLIVDGTEPNVARFIQSYAQAVLLRWQGARQAGGVPQAGPVSIEERYWYNPTAKSERFLVPGAITVIMTLIGTLLTSLVFAREWERGTMEAMLATPVSRWQVLLGKLIPYYCIGMFSMGLCALAAVTLFGVPYRGSVGALLFISSVFMLCALGQGLLISVSLHSQLQAAEAGLFSGFLPALLLSGFVFDINSMPPVLQAITHLVPARYFNTCLRTLFLTGDVWELFWPCLGAMSLLALLMLGLVYKKLVKRLDV